One Cellulomonas sp. NS3 genomic region harbors:
- a CDS encoding glutaredoxin family protein yields the protein MLPVDPSEPPAAPVRVVLYGRAGCHLCDEARELVRAVCAGSGAGWREVDVDDPGAPPLASGEPVLDAYGELVPVVEVDGIRQGYWRIDAARVRQALAAGPPTS from the coding sequence GTGCTCCCCGTCGACCCGTCCGAGCCCCCGGCCGCACCCGTCCGCGTCGTGCTCTACGGCCGTGCGGGCTGCCACCTGTGCGACGAGGCGCGCGAGCTCGTGCGCGCGGTGTGCGCGGGGTCCGGTGCGGGCTGGCGCGAGGTCGACGTCGACGATCCCGGCGCGCCGCCGCTGGCGAGCGGCGAGCCGGTGCTCGACGCCTACGGCGAGCTCGTGCCGGTCGTCGAGGTCGACGGGATCCGCCAGGGCTACTGGCGCATCGACGCCGCGCGGGTCCGCCAGGCCCTCGCTGCGGGACCCCCGACGTCCTAA
- a CDS encoding redox-sensing transcriptional repressor Rex produces MGAPPPGSTDAPPRDAAPLVRPAARTVPPSTVARLPGYLRALAEVEAQGVRTASSDALADVAGVSPAQLRKDLSFLGSHGTRGVGYDVAHLRGQIGVVLGLTRQRPVVIVGLGNMGHALANYPGFAERGFVVVGLVDADPRVVGTQVAGLRVEPAERLVDVVREGGATMAVITVPAAAAQDVCERLVAAGVRGILNFAPRALQVPDGVDVRSVDLGSELQILAFHDQARSMS; encoded by the coding sequence ATGGGCGCCCCTCCGCCCGGCTCCACCGACGCACCGCCGCGCGACGCCGCGCCGCTGGTGCGCCCGGCCGCGCGCACCGTGCCGCCGTCGACCGTCGCGCGGCTCCCCGGGTACCTGCGCGCGCTCGCCGAGGTCGAGGCCCAGGGGGTGCGGACCGCGTCGTCGGACGCGCTCGCGGACGTGGCCGGCGTGAGCCCCGCGCAGCTGCGCAAGGACCTGTCGTTCCTCGGCTCGCACGGCACGCGCGGGGTCGGCTACGACGTCGCGCACCTGCGGGGCCAGATCGGCGTCGTGCTCGGGCTGACGCGCCAGCGCCCGGTCGTGATCGTCGGGCTCGGGAACATGGGGCACGCGCTCGCGAACTACCCGGGCTTCGCCGAGCGGGGGTTCGTGGTCGTGGGGCTCGTCGACGCGGACCCGCGGGTCGTCGGCACCCAGGTCGCGGGACTGCGCGTCGAGCCCGCCGAGCGGCTCGTGGACGTCGTGCGCGAGGGCGGCGCGACGATGGCGGTCATCACCGTCCCGGCCGCGGCCGCGCAGGACGTGTGCGAGCGGCTGGTCGCGGCGGGCGTGCGGGGGATCCTCAACTTCGCCCCGCGCGCGCTGCAGGTGCCCGACGGCGTGGACGTGCGCTCGGTCGACCTCGGCTCGGAGCTGCAGATCCTGGCGTTCCACGACCAGGCCCGGTCGATGTCCTGA
- a CDS encoding YceI family protein — MSTTSTAVPSDLATGTWAVDASHSEAAFTVRHAGISKVRGTVAITSGTVVVGEDLASTSVTATLDPASISTGDAGRDGHLKTADFFDVEQFGEWTFASTAVRPAGSDHVIVGDLTIHGVTREVELATEFSGTAVDPFGNTRAGFEATTTISRKDFGLTWNAALEAGGVLVSDKVVITIDASIIKQA; from the coding sequence ATGAGCACCACCTCCACCGCAGTCCCGTCCGACCTCGCCACGGGCACCTGGGCCGTCGACGCGTCGCACAGCGAGGCTGCGTTCACGGTCCGCCACGCCGGCATCTCCAAGGTCCGCGGCACCGTCGCGATCACCTCGGGCACCGTCGTCGTCGGCGAGGACCTCGCGTCCACGTCCGTCACCGCGACGCTCGACCCCGCCAGCATCAGCACCGGCGACGCCGGCCGCGACGGCCACCTCAAGACGGCCGACTTCTTCGACGTCGAGCAGTTCGGCGAGTGGACCTTCGCGTCGACCGCCGTGCGCCCCGCCGGCTCCGACCACGTCATCGTCGGCGACCTGACGATCCACGGCGTGACCCGTGAGGTCGAGCTCGCGACCGAGTTCAGCGGCACCGCGGTCGACCCGTTCGGCAACACGCGCGCCGGCTTCGAGGCCACGACGACGATCTCGCGCAAGGACTTCGGGCTGACGTGGAACGCGGCCCTCGAGGCCGGCGGCGTGCTCGTCAGCGACAAGGTCGTCATCACGATCGACGCGTCGATCATCAAGCAGGCGTGA
- a CDS encoding MarR family winged helix-turn-helix transcriptional regulator has product MTSTDTRTETPTDVRWLSPEQQTHWRAFRDGTALLLDVLGRELDDDSGLSLGEYEVLVRLSEAPGRTLRMSELAGELAHSRSRLTHTIRRMESDGLVARTPCAEDARGVNCTMTEAGWQRIVDAAPGHVEAVRANLVDVLTPAQLAALGEAMGVVIEHLRTAARPRSSAGGSGGRARR; this is encoded by the coding sequence ATGACCAGCACCGACACCCGGACCGAGACCCCCACGGACGTCCGCTGGCTCTCGCCCGAGCAGCAGACGCACTGGCGCGCGTTCCGCGACGGCACGGCGCTGCTCCTCGACGTCCTCGGCCGCGAGCTCGACGACGACAGCGGGCTCTCGCTCGGCGAGTACGAGGTCCTCGTGCGGCTGTCCGAGGCGCCGGGCCGCACGCTGCGGATGTCGGAGCTCGCCGGGGAGCTCGCGCACTCGCGGAGCCGCCTCACGCACACCATCCGGCGCATGGAGAGCGACGGCCTCGTCGCCCGGACGCCGTGCGCCGAGGACGCCCGCGGCGTCAACTGCACGATGACCGAGGCCGGCTGGCAGCGGATCGTCGACGCCGCACCAGGGCACGTCGAGGCCGTCCGCGCGAACCTCGTCGACGTCCTGACGCCCGCGCAGCTCGCGGCGCTCGGTGAGGCGATGGGCGTCGTGATCGAGCACCTGCGCACCGCGGCCCGCCCGCGGTCGTCCGCCGGCGGCTCCGGGGGTCGCGCCCGCCGCTGA
- a CDS encoding histidine phosphatase family protein, whose product MVATTLHLLRHGEVHNPTGVLYGRLPGYHLSERGHAMAALVAEHLAGGRGTERADVTVVIASPLQRAQETAGPIAAAFGVDVRTDENLLEAENQFQGMTFGVGDGSLRHPQHWPLLRNPFRPSWGEPYQAQVTRMRAALDAAREAARGHQAVLVSHQLPIWVTRLAFENRRLWHDPRRRQCSLASLTSLHYEDDRFTGLTYSEPAAELLPGAARVAGA is encoded by the coding sequence ATGGTCGCCACCACCCTGCACCTCCTGCGTCACGGCGAGGTCCACAACCCCACGGGCGTGCTCTACGGGCGCCTGCCGGGCTACCACCTCTCCGAGCGCGGGCACGCGATGGCGGCGCTCGTCGCCGAGCACCTCGCGGGCGGGCGCGGCACCGAGCGGGCCGACGTCACGGTCGTCATCGCCTCCCCGCTGCAGCGCGCGCAGGAGACCGCCGGGCCCATCGCGGCCGCGTTCGGCGTCGACGTCCGGACCGACGAGAACCTGCTCGAGGCCGAGAACCAGTTCCAGGGGATGACGTTCGGGGTCGGCGACGGGTCGCTGCGCCACCCCCAGCACTGGCCGCTGCTGCGCAACCCCTTCCGCCCCTCGTGGGGCGAGCCGTACCAGGCGCAGGTCACGCGCATGCGCGCCGCGCTCGATGCCGCACGCGAGGCCGCCCGCGGGCACCAGGCCGTCCTCGTGAGCCACCAGCTGCCCATCTGGGTCACCCGTCTCGCGTTCGAGAACCGCCGCCTGTGGCACGACCCGCGCCGACGGCAGTGCTCGCTGGCCTCGCTCACGTCGCTGCACTACGAGGACGACCGCTTCACCGGGCTGACGTACAGCGAGCCCGCCGCGGAGCTGCTGCCCGGCGCGGCGCGGGTGGCCGGCGCGTGA
- a CDS encoding TlpA family protein disulfide reductase, which produces MTSRAAGRAGRGARAAAGAAGLVLALGLLGACTPDDTNAPDDVVGQGYESGDGSAKVWSEADRSEPVELAGTDFAGEAQDVAAWRGDVVVLNTWYAACPPCRAEAPDLVEVATEYADRGVHLLGINGTDDAGAAEAFQRTFGVPYPSIADTDGTAIAALQGTVPVQAVPTTVVLDREGRVAARILGIAEGSTLRALLDDVLAEQPGATT; this is translated from the coding sequence GTGACCTCGCGGGCTGCCGGCCGGGCCGGACGGGGTGCGCGGGCCGCCGCGGGCGCCGCCGGGCTCGTGCTCGCCCTCGGGCTGCTCGGGGCGTGCACGCCGGACGACACCAACGCGCCCGACGACGTCGTCGGGCAGGGGTACGAGTCGGGCGACGGCTCCGCGAAGGTGTGGTCCGAGGCGGACCGGTCCGAGCCCGTCGAGCTCGCCGGCACCGACTTCGCGGGCGAGGCGCAGGACGTCGCCGCGTGGCGCGGGGACGTCGTCGTCCTCAACACCTGGTACGCCGCGTGCCCGCCGTGCCGCGCCGAGGCGCCCGACCTGGTGGAGGTCGCGACCGAGTACGCCGACCGGGGCGTGCACCTGCTGGGCATCAACGGCACCGACGACGCGGGCGCCGCCGAGGCGTTCCAGCGCACGTTCGGGGTGCCCTACCCGAGCATCGCCGACACCGACGGGACCGCGATCGCGGCCCTCCAGGGCACCGTGCCGGTCCAGGCCGTGCCGACGACCGTCGTGCTCGACCGCGAGGGCCGCGTCGCCGCCCGCATCCTCGGCATCGCCGAGGGGTCGACGCTGCGCGCGCTGCTCGACGACGTGCTCGCCGAGCAGCCGGGCGCGACGACGTGA
- a CDS encoding cytochrome c biogenesis CcdA family protein, translating to MLLAVPVALVAGFVAFASPCVLPLVPGYLGYLGGMSAATLGPRRVTAGAPAPAASGAAVSGTASSGPASSVAASSAAASSGTASSGTASSGTASSGTAPAPDRRRLLAGVGLFVAGFTLVFVLLGVLAGSLGGVLRDWQDPVSRVLGAVVVVMGLAFLGFVPFLQQERRAHLSPRAGLWGAPLLGVVFGLGWTPCIGPTLVAITALSLDGGSAGRGAVLSVAFCLGLGLPFLLLALGTARSRRAHELLRRHRLAVMRAGGGLLVLLGLALVTGVWGTWAQWLQGLVTGADVFVPVV from the coding sequence ATGCTGCTCGCGGTGCCGGTCGCGCTCGTCGCGGGCTTCGTGGCGTTCGCGTCGCCCTGCGTGCTGCCGCTCGTGCCGGGCTACCTCGGCTACCTCGGGGGGATGTCGGCGGCGACGCTCGGCCCCCGCCGGGTCACCGCGGGTGCGCCCGCCCCGGCCGCGTCCGGTGCGGCGGTGAGCGGCACCGCCTCGTCGGGCCCTGCGTCGTCCGTCGCCGCCTCGTCGGCTGCCGCGTCGTCCGGCACCGCGTCGTCCGGCACCGCGTCGTCCGGCACCGCGTCGTCCGGCACCGCGCCCGCGCCCGACCGCCGGCGGCTCCTCGCGGGCGTCGGGCTGTTCGTCGCCGGGTTCACGCTCGTCTTCGTGCTGCTCGGGGTGCTCGCCGGCTCGCTCGGAGGCGTCCTGCGCGACTGGCAGGACCCGGTCAGCCGCGTGCTCGGCGCGGTCGTCGTCGTCATGGGGCTCGCGTTCCTCGGCTTCGTGCCGTTCCTGCAGCAGGAGCGGCGGGCCCACCTGAGCCCTCGCGCCGGGCTGTGGGGCGCCCCGCTGCTCGGCGTCGTGTTCGGCCTCGGCTGGACCCCGTGCATCGGCCCGACCCTCGTCGCGATCACCGCGCTGTCGCTCGACGGCGGCTCGGCCGGGCGTGGGGCGGTCCTGTCGGTCGCGTTCTGCCTCGGGCTCGGGCTGCCGTTCCTGCTGCTCGCGCTCGGCACGGCACGCAGCCGGCGCGCGCACGAGCTGCTGCGGCGCCACCGCCTCGCGGTCATGCGCGCCGGGGGAGGGCTGCTCGTGCTGCTCGGCCTCGCGCTGGTCACGGGCGTCTGGGGCACCTGGGCGCAGTGGCTGCAGGGGCTCGTGACCGGCGCCGACGTCTTCGTGCCGGTCGTCTGA
- the resB gene encoding cytochrome c biogenesis protein ResB, translating into MSTYTPEGLDDAYAPTDASDPAGTAPAPPTLPQLGVAGWLRWAWRQLTSMRVALLLLMLLAVAAVPGSVWPQRSQAPERVAQYLVDHPTAGPWLERAGMFDVYSSAWFSAIYLLLFVSLVGCILPRTRAHLRALGARPPRTPRRFDRFPAQAGGTSEDSPEAVVRAAASALRGRVSWLPRYRVDVRREDRAGAAGGPGDDPAGATGSDLADGAARSGTWTVSAERGYLRESGNLLFHLALVGLLISIATGQLLHFRGQAIVVEGRGFANAQTDYDTFEAGSAFDPADLVPFTLRLDRFTSEFDPETLQSRDFLAEVTLTEPGREPSAETIKVNHPLTTGGAKVYLQGNGYAPDVVVRDATGEVAFSGPVPFLPQDEVYTSQGVVKVPDVSGGQAQIGLVGSLLPTAQQLTDTIWRSVDPQPTDPVLVLAVWQGDLGLDDGVPQNVYELDDTGMEQVTQPDGTPVTLYVRPGETVELPDGLGTLELRDLPRFVALDLRRDPALPFVLVFALLAFAGLGVSLFTPRRRVWVRATPDGERPGRTVVSAAALARGDDVGLQAELDEIVGALALDPVGGADPAQPAPIPRATTRAPAEETKP; encoded by the coding sequence ATGAGCACCTACACGCCCGAGGGCCTCGACGACGCGTACGCCCCCACCGACGCGTCCGACCCGGCCGGGACCGCGCCCGCCCCGCCGACGCTCCCGCAGCTCGGCGTCGCCGGCTGGCTGCGCTGGGCGTGGCGCCAGCTCACGAGCATGCGCGTCGCGCTCCTGCTGCTCATGCTCCTCGCGGTCGCCGCCGTGCCGGGCTCGGTGTGGCCGCAGCGCTCGCAGGCGCCGGAGCGCGTCGCCCAGTACCTCGTCGACCACCCGACCGCGGGGCCGTGGCTCGAGCGCGCCGGGATGTTCGACGTCTACTCCTCGGCCTGGTTCTCGGCCATCTACCTGCTGCTGTTCGTCTCCCTCGTCGGCTGCATCCTGCCGCGCACGCGCGCCCACCTGCGCGCGCTCGGCGCCCGCCCGCCGCGCACCCCGCGACGCTTCGACCGCTTCCCCGCGCAGGCCGGCGGGACCAGCGAGGACTCCCCGGAGGCCGTCGTGCGCGCCGCGGCGAGCGCGCTGCGCGGGCGGGTCTCCTGGCTGCCGCGGTACCGGGTCGACGTGCGCCGCGAGGACCGGGCGGGTGCGGCCGGGGGCCCGGGCGACGACCCGGCCGGCGCGACCGGCAGCGACCTCGCCGACGGCGCCGCGCGCTCGGGCACCTGGACCGTGTCCGCGGAGCGGGGCTACCTGCGCGAGTCCGGCAACCTGCTGTTCCACCTCGCGCTCGTCGGGCTGCTCATCTCGATCGCGACCGGCCAGCTCCTGCACTTCCGCGGTCAGGCGATCGTCGTCGAGGGGCGCGGCTTCGCGAACGCCCAGACCGACTACGACACGTTCGAGGCCGGCAGCGCGTTCGACCCCGCGGACCTCGTGCCGTTCACGCTGCGGCTCGACCGGTTCACGTCGGAGTTCGACCCCGAGACGCTCCAGTCGCGCGACTTCCTCGCCGAGGTCACGCTGACGGAGCCCGGGCGTGAGCCGAGCGCGGAGACCATCAAGGTCAACCACCCGCTCACGACCGGCGGGGCCAAGGTCTACCTGCAGGGCAACGGCTACGCGCCCGACGTCGTGGTGCGCGACGCCACCGGCGAGGTCGCGTTCTCCGGGCCCGTGCCGTTCCTGCCGCAGGACGAGGTGTACACGTCGCAGGGCGTCGTCAAGGTCCCGGACGTCTCGGGCGGGCAGGCGCAGATCGGGCTCGTCGGCTCGCTGCTGCCGACCGCGCAGCAGCTCACGGACACCATCTGGCGCTCGGTCGACCCGCAGCCGACGGACCCGGTGCTCGTGCTCGCCGTCTGGCAGGGCGACCTCGGGCTGGACGACGGCGTGCCGCAGAACGTCTACGAGCTCGACGACACCGGCATGGAGCAGGTCACCCAGCCCGACGGGACCCCCGTGACGCTGTACGTGCGCCCCGGCGAGACGGTCGAGCTGCCCGACGGGCTCGGCACGCTCGAGCTGCGCGACCTGCCGCGGTTCGTCGCGCTCGACCTGCGCCGCGACCCCGCGCTGCCGTTCGTGCTGGTCTTCGCGCTGCTCGCGTTCGCCGGCCTCGGGGTGTCGCTGTTCACGCCCCGGCGCCGCGTGTGGGTCCGCGCGACGCCCGACGGCGAGCGCCCCGGACGTACAGTGGTGAGTGCCGCGGCCCTCGCGCGCGGCGACGACGTCGGCCTCCAGGCCGAGCTCGACGAGATCGTGGGCGCTCTCGCGCTCGACCCCGTGGGCGGCGCGGACCCGGCGCAGCCCGCACCCATCCCGCGCGCCACCACGCGCGCACCGGCGGAAGAGACCAAGCCATGA
- the ccsB gene encoding c-type cytochrome biogenesis protein CcsB — MTVGDLSSLLVWAAMTALTVAFVASTVALARLAEASRRVPAARELATAGAPSGPAALEPDAQPEVRPEGSPKAAGIARSTTVTGAALLLGGIVTRGLAAGRWPTANMYEFALVGAFIAVVVLVVVQRRRFIPFLSVVVLGIGVLALALALTVLFVQADAVQPALQSYWLVLHVGVAIIATGVFTVGFAAAVLQVLQDARESGRSRVGAAGEGGRPGALHRWRVTGPAWAWLRSAPSARELEAFSFRLNAIGFVLWTFTLIGGAIWAEHAWGRYWGWDPKEVGTFVAWVVYAAYLHARTTRGWSGRRAAYMVFVGYAVVLANFTVVNLFVDGKHSYSGL; from the coding sequence ATGACCGTGGGTGACCTCAGCTCCCTGCTCGTGTGGGCCGCGATGACCGCGCTGACCGTCGCGTTCGTCGCGTCGACCGTGGCCCTCGCGCGCCTCGCGGAGGCGTCACGCCGCGTGCCGGCGGCGCGTGAGCTGGCGACCGCCGGGGCGCCGTCCGGCCCGGCGGCCCTCGAGCCCGACGCGCAGCCCGAGGTGCGTCCCGAGGGCTCCCCGAAGGCCGCCGGGATCGCGCGCTCGACGACCGTGACGGGCGCCGCCCTCCTGCTCGGCGGGATCGTGACGCGCGGCCTCGCCGCCGGGCGGTGGCCCACCGCGAACATGTACGAGTTCGCGCTCGTCGGGGCCTTCATCGCCGTCGTCGTGCTCGTGGTGGTCCAGCGCCGCCGGTTCATCCCGTTCCTCAGCGTCGTCGTGCTCGGCATCGGGGTGCTCGCGCTCGCGCTGGCGCTGACCGTGCTGTTCGTGCAGGCCGACGCGGTGCAGCCCGCTCTGCAGAGCTACTGGCTCGTGCTCCACGTCGGCGTCGCGATCATCGCGACCGGGGTGTTCACGGTCGGGTTCGCCGCCGCGGTGCTCCAGGTGCTCCAGGACGCGCGCGAGTCGGGCCGCAGCCGTGTCGGTGCCGCCGGCGAGGGCGGCAGGCCCGGCGCCCTGCACCGCTGGCGCGTGACCGGTCCGGCGTGGGCGTGGCTGCGCTCGGCGCCCTCCGCGCGCGAGCTCGAGGCGTTCTCGTTCCGGCTCAACGCGATCGGCTTCGTGCTCTGGACGTTCACGCTCATCGGCGGCGCGATCTGGGCCGAGCACGCCTGGGGCCGGTACTGGGGCTGGGACCCCAAGGAGGTCGGCACGTTCGTCGCGTGGGTCGTCTACGCCGCGTACCTGCACGCGCGCACGACGCGCGGGTGGAGCGGTCGCCGTGCGGCGTACATGGTCTTCGTCGGGTACGCCGTGGTGCTCGCGAACTTCACGGTCGTGAACCTGTTCGTCGACGGGAAGCACAGCTACTCGGGGCTCTGA
- a CDS encoding PLD nuclease N-terminal domain-containing protein — protein sequence MRNLLALVVVGLIVYTVIDVARSDERERLGLHKVLWVAFMVLVPVIGSVTWLLVRRTPGRRTGRGPGLGTVPQAPLAPDDDPEFLWRLEQERRRREREAGGTGTGAGSPTDPTDPTQPPAGPPRPPADPSEPTSTS from the coding sequence GTGCGCAACCTCCTCGCTCTCGTGGTCGTCGGCCTGATCGTGTACACGGTCATCGACGTCGCGCGCAGCGACGAGCGCGAGCGCCTGGGCCTGCACAAGGTGCTGTGGGTGGCCTTCATGGTGCTGGTGCCGGTCATCGGCTCGGTCACGTGGCTGCTCGTGCGGCGCACGCCCGGGCGCCGCACCGGGCGGGGTCCGGGTCTCGGCACGGTCCCGCAGGCGCCGCTCGCGCCCGACGACGACCCGGAGTTCCTCTGGCGCCTCGAGCAGGAGCGCCGCCGGCGCGAGCGCGAGGCGGGCGGGACCGGGACCGGCGCGGGGAGCCCCACCGACCCGACGGACCCGACGCAGCCCCCGGCGGGTCCCCCGCGGCCGCCCGCCGACCCGAGCGAACCGACCTCGACGAGCTGA
- a CDS encoding 1,4-dihydroxy-2-naphthoate polyprenyltransferase has product MATTSEWIAGARPRTLPAAAAPALVGTGAAAQLDQAHQGRALLALGVALALQVGVNYANDYSDGVRGTDTERVGPMRLTASGAAPPAQVRLAAFAALGVGAALGLVLVLLTGQWWLLGVGALAVAAAWFYTGGRRPYGYRGLGEVGVFVFFGLVAVLGTTYTQADRVSWVAAAGAVGVGLLACALLMVNNLRDIPTDVLVGKRTVAVRLGDHRARRAYALLVTLPLLLGVACAFAAPGALLVLVLALPAGVLAFTVLVGARGVALVPVLAGTGLLELGYGILLGVGLAL; this is encoded by the coding sequence ATGGCCACGACGTCCGAGTGGATCGCCGGTGCGCGCCCGCGCACGCTGCCCGCGGCGGCCGCCCCGGCGCTCGTCGGCACCGGCGCCGCCGCGCAGCTCGACCAGGCGCACCAAGGCCGGGCGCTGCTCGCGCTCGGCGTCGCGCTCGCGCTGCAGGTCGGCGTGAACTACGCGAACGACTACTCCGACGGCGTGCGCGGCACGGACACCGAGCGCGTCGGACCGATGCGGCTCACCGCGTCCGGCGCGGCCCCGCCGGCGCAGGTGCGGCTCGCCGCCTTCGCGGCCCTCGGGGTCGGCGCGGCGCTCGGGCTCGTGCTCGTGCTGCTCACCGGCCAGTGGTGGCTGCTCGGGGTCGGGGCGCTCGCCGTCGCCGCCGCGTGGTTCTACACCGGGGGGCGGCGCCCGTACGGCTACCGCGGGCTCGGCGAGGTCGGCGTCTTCGTGTTCTTCGGGCTCGTCGCGGTGCTCGGCACGACGTACACCCAGGCGGACCGCGTCTCGTGGGTCGCCGCCGCCGGCGCCGTCGGGGTCGGGCTGCTCGCGTGCGCGCTGCTCATGGTCAACAACCTGCGCGACATCCCGACCGACGTGCTCGTCGGCAAGCGCACGGTCGCGGTCCGGCTCGGCGACCACCGGGCCCGGCGCGCGTACGCGCTGCTCGTGACCCTCCCGCTGCTGCTCGGGGTCGCGTGCGCGTTCGCCGCTCCCGGGGCCCTGCTCGTGCTCGTGCTCGCGCTACCGGCGGGGGTGCTCGCGTTCACCGTGCTGGTCGGGGCGCGCGGCGTCGCGCTCGTCCCGGTCCTCGCCGGGACCGGCCTGCTCGAGCTCGGCTACGGGATCCTGCTCGGCGTCGGCCTCGCGCTCTGA
- the menE gene encoding o-succinylbenzoate--CoA ligase, producing the protein MSRPVRCVPVSSGPGGSPGTAPSAGDPVHALLAALGAALDGTGPAVLPVPADEPAPEHPGEVPDDVALVVRTSGSTGAPRDVLLSAAALRASGEATAARLGGHGRWLLALPPVHVAGVQVLVRSLLAGTEPVVLAPGPFRADAFERAVGELDRPGSPHRRYTSLVPTQLHRLLGSPGALAALRTFDAVLVGGAATAAGLLTDARAAGVRVVTTYGMSETCGGCVYDGVPLDGVEVDVDPADGRVLLAGPVLATGYRGRPDLDGEAFVERGGRRWLRTGDLGELVTGPAPDDATDRPAGPVLRVLGRADDVLVTGGAKVAPAAVERVLGALDGVADVCVVGLPDQEWGQSVTAVLVLHDGARAPAHDDVRAAVARSLGHAAAPRAVVVVESLPLRGPGKPDRAAVARLAADRLGR; encoded by the coding sequence GTGAGCCGTCCGGTCCGCTGCGTGCCCGTGTCGTCCGGTCCCGGCGGCTCCCCGGGCACCGCACCGTCCGCGGGCGACCCCGTGCACGCGCTGCTCGCGGCGCTCGGCGCCGCGCTCGACGGGACCGGCCCGGCGGTGCTCCCCGTCCCGGCGGACGAGCCCGCGCCGGAGCACCCCGGTGAGGTGCCCGACGACGTCGCGCTCGTCGTGCGCACCTCCGGCTCCACGGGCGCGCCGCGGGACGTGCTGCTCTCGGCGGCGGCGCTGCGCGCGTCGGGGGAGGCGACCGCGGCCCGGCTCGGTGGCCACGGGCGCTGGCTGCTCGCGCTGCCGCCGGTGCACGTCGCGGGGGTGCAGGTGCTGGTCCGGTCGCTGCTCGCGGGGACCGAGCCGGTCGTGCTCGCGCCCGGGCCGTTCCGTGCGGACGCGTTCGAGCGGGCGGTGGGCGAGCTCGACCGGCCGGGGTCGCCCCATCGCCGGTACACCTCGCTCGTGCCGACCCAGCTGCACCGCCTGCTCGGCTCCCCCGGTGCGCTCGCCGCGCTGCGCACGTTCGACGCGGTGCTCGTCGGCGGCGCCGCCACCGCCGCCGGGCTGCTCACGGACGCGCGCGCGGCGGGCGTGCGGGTCGTGACGACGTACGGGATGTCGGAGACGTGCGGCGGGTGCGTGTACGACGGCGTGCCGCTCGACGGCGTCGAGGTCGACGTCGACCCCGCGGACGGGCGCGTGCTGCTCGCCGGGCCCGTGCTCGCGACCGGGTACCGCGGCCGGCCCGACCTCGACGGCGAGGCGTTCGTCGAGCGCGGCGGGCGGCGGTGGCTGCGGACCGGGGACCTCGGCGAGCTCGTCACTGGTCCGGCCCCGGACGACGCGACGGACCGGCCCGCCGGGCCCGTGCTGCGCGTGCTCGGGCGCGCCGACGACGTGCTCGTGACCGGCGGCGCGAAGGTCGCCCCCGCCGCGGTCGAGCGGGTCCTCGGTGCGCTGGACGGTGTCGCGGACGTCTGCGTCGTCGGGCTGCCCGACCAGGAGTGGGGGCAGTCGGTGACCGCCGTGCTCGTGCTGCACGACGGCGCCCGCGCGCCCGCGCACGACGACGTCCGGGCCGCCGTCGCGCGTAGCCTGGGGCACGCCGCGGCGCCCCGTGCCGTGGTCGTGGTGGAGTCCCTGCCGCTGCGCGGACCCGGCAAGCCCGACCGTGCGGCGGTCGCCCGGCTGGCCGCGGACCGGCTCGGGCGCTGA